The Diabrotica virgifera virgifera chromosome 10, PGI_DIABVI_V3a genome has a window encoding:
- the LOC126893311 gene encoding pleckstrin homology domain-containing family J member 1-like yields the protein MKYNDRELITFGETKADLEGVLHHMKPQGNDWLDWYQRPHFKERYFKLTSNILFYYKVGEEEPIGILILENAQVSYERPHKGIPFAFSITFKVNDRLKDEDAKHIFSCRCDTDVSKWVSALKMASYEYWRSQYVILKTKISMRTGKDPVLEYIKSKDCVVKHTEVKKTKIKEKSKEKQSTFHSHVDLNGFSEATTLSVQNGAGHAAEVTVDNLISF from the coding sequence atgaaGTACAACGATAGAGAGCTTATTACATTTGGGGAGACCAAAGCAGATTTAGAAGGTGTTCTACATCATATGAAGCCCCAGGGAAATGACTGGTTAGATTGGTACCAACGTCCACATTTCAAAgaaagatattttaaattaacgtctaatatattgttttactaTAAGGTAGGAGAAGAGGAACCTATAGGTATTTTAATATTAGAAAATGCCCAAGTGTCATATGAGAGGCCCCATAAAGGAATACCTTTTGCATTTTCAATTACATTTAAAGTGAATGACAGACTTAAAGACGAGGATGCTAAACATATTTTTTCCTGTAGATGTGATACTGATGTCAGCAAATGGGTTTCAGCTTTAAAAATGGCTTCATATGAATATTGGAGATCTCAATACGTAATTTTAAAGACCAAAATCAGTATGAGGACGGGGAAGGATCCAGTTCTTGAATACATTAAAAGTAAAGATTGTGTGGTGAAACATACTGAAGtaaaaaagaccaaaataaaagaaaaatcgAAAGAAAAGCAATCTACGTTTCATAGTCATGTTGATTTAAATGGTTTTAGTGAAGCCACGACTTTGTCAGTTCAAAATGGTGCTGGTCATGCTGCAGAGGTTACAGTggataatttaatatctttttaa